The Natronobacterium texcoconense genome includes the window AAACCGTCCTGCTCGCGCTGGCAACCACACCAAACCGTCCTGCTCGCGCTGGCAGCGATGAGTATCCACGCCCTCCCCACCCGATTCACTCGTTCGTTCTACTCACTCGCTCATCCCTCGCGAGTCAGCGAGACGACCGAGCCGAGTGGCTCGGTCGCCCCGCCAGCACGCCACAGACACGGGAGAAAACGGTGTGAAACAGTGGAAAAGCGATAGTGCAGAGACCGATCTCAGTTCAGACGTAGTCGAACCACTCGTCGTACTCGTCGGTCCGCCGTTCGACGACCTCGAAGAACTTCGACTGAATCTCTTCGGTGACCGGGCCGCGCGAGCCGTCGCCGATGACGACGTTGTCGACCTTCCGAATTGGCGTCACCTCGGCCGCAGAGCCGGTGAAGAACAGCTCGTCGGCGGTGTTGAGTTCACCTCGAGAGATCGAGACGTTGTCGTGGACGGTGTAACCCAGATCCTCGGCGAGCGTGATCACGGTGTCGCGGGTGATGCCGTCGAGGATCGACTCCGAGAGGCCGGGCGTGTAGAGTTCGCCGTCTCGCACCAGGAAGAGGTTCTCGCCGGGGCCTTCCGCGACGTCGCCTTCCTTGTTGAGGACGATCGCTTCCGCGTAGCCGTTGCGCCGGGCCTCCTCCCCCGCTAGCATGCTGTTGACGTACAGTCCCGTCGTCTTGGCGTTGGTTGGGATCTGGCTCGAGGCGTGTTTCCGCCACGAGGAGACCATCACGTCGATGCCGTTCTCGAGGGCGTCTTCGCCGAGGTAGGTGCCCCAGGGCCAGGCGGCGATAGCGGTTTTCGTCGGGCAGTCACCCGGGCTGACGCCGAGCGACTCGTATCCGTAGAAGGCGATGGGACGGATGTAACAGGAGGCGAGGTCCTGTCGCCGGATGAGTTCGAGGGTTGCCTCGGTGAGTTCCGCCGCCGTGTGATCGATCTCCATCTCGTACGGTTTCGCGGACTGGTAGAACCGCTCTAAGTGTTCTTCCCAGCGGAAGATCGCGGGGCCTTCCTCGGTGTCGTAACAGCGGGCACCCTCGAAGATGCCGCTGCCGTAGTGGAGACCGTGGGTGAGCACGTGGATCTGTGCGTCCTCCCAGTCGACGAACTCACCGTCCATCCAGATCGTGTCGACATCCATCTCGTCGAATCCCATGGTCGTGTGTGTCGAAACCCACCGTACTAAGTGTTCGCGATTTTCCCAGCAGAAAACGTTCGATCGATCGCCTCGACGCCGGAATCGACTGGACGTTCCTCTCAGACGCCAGTGAAACCCTTTCCCACGGTTTCTACTATTGAACCAGAACCCGAAATATGAGGGGCGTTCTTGCAACTCGCATGAACGGTTCGATCGATCGACGACGATTCGTACAGGTGGTAACTGGCAGTGCCGTGATCGGACTCGCCGGCTGTCTCGGCGACGGCGGCGAAGGCGACGATGGCGATGACGACGCCGACCAGGGTGAAACCGGCGACGACGGGACCGACGACCCCGAGACCGAGGGGAGTGAGGGAATGGTCTACGCCTTCGCCCCGAACACGATCTCGATCATCGACCCCGAAGAGGGCGAAGTAGTCGACGAAATCACCGATGACCTCTCCGACGAGGGATGGGGCGACCCGCGGATCACGGCC containing:
- a CDS encoding branched-chain amino acid transaminase; this translates as MGFDEMDVDTIWMDGEFVDWEDAQIHVLTHGLHYGSGIFEGARCYDTEEGPAIFRWEEHLERFYQSAKPYEMEIDHTAAELTEATLELIRRQDLASCYIRPIAFYGYESLGVSPGDCPTKTAIAAWPWGTYLGEDALENGIDVMVSSWRKHASSQIPTNAKTTGLYVNSMLAGEEARRNGYAEAIVLNKEGDVAEGPGENLFLVRDGELYTPGLSESILDGITRDTVITLAEDLGYTVHDNVSISRGELNTADELFFTGSAAEVTPIRKVDNVVIGDGSRGPVTEEIQSKFFEVVERRTDEYDEWFDYV